A region from the Bactrocera dorsalis isolate Fly_Bdor chromosome 1, ASM2337382v1, whole genome shotgun sequence genome encodes:
- the LOC125775413 gene encoding piggyBac transposable element-derived protein 2-like, translating into MAILNEPSSDDEEDQAVLNATDVDVVYILQPHVECMTDEEDLDDDRINLNDNNDDFLNEIAGHVELQYSLEGENIQDVGNELSETKNPSTSNAHGNVMIIGGFKRNSDFAVPVWRKPRNFEYSRTPINIEAFKMEEIFSEIGSKSPYDIFSLYFDKLIIAEITHFTNEYANQHNAAINVTPVEIRRFIGILYISGYHTLPHIDHYWSVRPDMGIPIVKQALSRNRFKIIKRFLHLADNTDLNTIDRFAKVRPLIDALNTKFMQFGVFSHILAVDEQMIPYFGRHSCKMFIKGKPIRFGQFFDNFFSSYHLMCLLNERRFFATGTIRENRMAKSPLRNLKKEKRGDCTVER; encoded by the exons atGGCCATTTTAAATGAGCCATCTTCAGATGACGAGGAAGATCAAGCTGTATTGAATGCAACAGATGTCGACGTCGTATACATTCTACAACCTCATGTGGAGTGTATGACAGATGAAGAAGATCTGGACGATGaccggattaatttgaatgacaacaatgatgattttttaaatgaaatcgcTGGTCATGTTGAACTACAATACTCATTGGAAGGAGAAAACATTCAGGATGTAGGTAATGAACTCAGTGAAACTAAAAATCCATCAACATCTAATGCACATGGAAATGTTATGATAATTGGCGGATTTAAGAGGAATTCTGATTTTGCTGTCCCCGTGTGGCGAAAACCCAGAAATTTTGAATACAGCCGAACGCCAATTAACATCGAAGCTttcaaaatggaagaaattttttctgaaattg GCTCTAAATCTCCGTATGATATTTTCTCGttgtattttgataaattaataattGCAGAGATAACGCATTTCACAAACGAATATGCGAATCAACACAATGCTGCCATTAACGTCACGCCAGTGGAAATACGTAGGTTCATTGGTATTTTGTACATTTCGGGGTATCACACCTTGCCTCATATTGACCATTATTGGTCTGTTCGGCCCGACATGGGAATTCCAATTGTAAAACAAGCGTTGAGTCGTAATcggtttaaaataataaaacggtTCTTACATCTCGCTGATAACACCGATTTAAATACAATAGATCGTTTTGCCAAGGTTCGCCCGCTTATTGATGCCctcaatacaaaatttatgcaGTTCGGAGTTTTTAGCCATATTCTTGCCGTAGACGAACAGATGATTCCATACTTTGGTCGACACTCATGCAAAATGTTTATCAAAGGAAAACCGATTCGTTTTGGACAAttctttgacaattttttttcatcctaTCATCTTATGTGCCTATTGAATGAGCGTCGATTTTTTGCAACCGGTACTATACGTGAAAATAGGATGGCAAAATCGCCCTTgaggaatttaaaaaaagagaaacgCGGGGACTGTACGGTGGAACGATAA